In Thermococcus chitonophagus, the genomic stretch GTTCTCTACACTGTAACCCTATCCGAAATCAGAAAGACCTACCTCCACCCCGCCATAAGCTTCCTGCACGAACCATTAGAAAGGAGGTACTCCCTATCCCTCGATTTGGCGGACATATTCAAGCCAATAACAGTCTTCAGGGTGATACTAAGGTTAGTGAACCGGAGGAAGATAAAGGAGGAGCACTTCTCAAGGGACGTTGGTGTCCTACTAAACAGAGAGGGCCTAAGGATATTCCTGAAGGAGCTCAATGATGAGCTCGAGAGGAAAGTTATGCACCCAAAGCTCAAGAGAAAGGTCTCAATAAGGTATCTTATTAGGCTTGAAGCTTATTCCCTCGTGAAGCACGTCCTGGGGGATAAGGAGTACAAGGCCCTTAGGGCGTGGTGGTGATGTACGTTATAGTTGTCTACGATGTCTCCGTTGAGAGGGTTAACAGGGTCCACAAGCTCCTAAAGACTTACCTCTTCTGGAGGCAAAACAGCGTATTCGAGGGGGAGTTGAGTAAGGCACAGCTGTACGAGCTCAAGAGAAGGTTAAGCAGGATAGTAAAGGATGAGGATTCGGTCTTAATTTACGAGCTTCCCTACAAGAACTTTAACCTCCACGTTATTGGAACTGATAAAAGCCCCGTGGAGACGATACTATGAGGGTAACTGGGCTTATGATACAGTACTACTTCACGTGCAAGAGGGAGCTCTGGTTCTTTTCGAGGGGCGTAAACTTCGACTTCGAGAACGACGACATGATAATAGGAAAGATAATTCACGAGGAAGCTAGGGAGGGGGACTGGAAGGAGATACTGCTTGAAGACATAAAGATCGACGCCATAAAGAGGAAAGGAGGACTCAGGGTCATAGAGATAAAGAAGAGCTCGAAGCTTGAAGAGCCCGCGAAGTGGCAACTAAAATACTACCTCTACTATCTCAAAAAGGCCGGAATTGAGGCTGTAGGCATTATCTCGTATCCAAAGGAGGGGAGGCAGGAGGAAATAAAGCTAACGAGGGAAGATATTAGGGTTCTTGAGGACGCCATAAAGGAGATAGAAGAGATAATTGCATCGGACAAACCACCAAAGGCAGTTAAAAAGCCTTATTGCAAAAAATGTTCCTACAAAGATTTTTGTTGGGTGTGAGGGATGGATGAGTTAATAGGGATACTGAGGAAGAAGCTTGCAAAGCCAGATAAAACCCTCTATGATCACTCTGAAAGGGCTAAGAGAATTGCCGAAAAACTCCTCGATAGGATAAATTGTGGGGAACTCAAAGATTGCATACTCCAGCACGTCTTCTTGCACGACATAGGGAAGATAGATGACAGATTCCAGGAGAAGTTAAAGAGAGGTGGAAGGGCCCCTCCTCACGCTTATTTGGGAATCGAGCTCGCTTCAAGGTTCATCGACTGCGAGAGCCCATATAAGGAGATAGCCCTCCTCTCGATATTAACCCACCACAGCGACTTCCACGTCAACCTCTACCAGGATGAGATAGAGAGAGATGAGAAGCTGATAGTTAACGGCAAGGTAATCTCAAAGCCGGCAGAAACTGTACTCTGGCTAAGGGATGAAGTCTTTCCAGATTTTTTCGAGTTTGGAACTAATGAGTACTCTCCAGAGGAGCTCAGGAACCTCTACTCTCTATTTAACGGGGTTTTAAGGTTAGCAGATTGGCTCGAAAGTGCATCGCTAAGCCCGGAGATGTACCACACGAATAAGGAATTCGTACATGAGAGGGTTCTGGAATACCTCAGGAGGAGGGGCTTCAAACCTAGGGGTTATCAACTCCTAGTCATCGGAAAAGGCCCCGGCTATTTCCTCCTCCCAACGGGAGACGGAAAGACTGAAACTAGCCTATTAGCGACCCCAGAGTCAGTGAAAGTAGTCTACACCCTCCCGACAATAACCACCGTGGAGGGAATCAGGAGAAGGCTTGAGGAGATGTTCGGAAAGGAGAAGGTATCTTTTGGACATAGTATGCTCTTCTACTCCCTCTACAGAGAGGGAAGGCTCGATGAGAGGCTAATAAACAGGTACGCCATGAAGAAGATCCACGTCTCAACCATTGACCAAGTGCTTTTGGCTTTCCTCAACTACTTCAGATTTCCACTGAGGGAATTCTCCCTGAGGAGGGCCCACCTGATAATTGATGAGATACATTCCTACTCACCGTTCACGATGAGCCTGATCCTTGAAGGTATTGAGTTTGCAATGAAGTTCCTGGGGACTAGGGTAACCTTAATGTCGGCAACGATGCCCTCGCTCCTCCAAGAAAAGCTCAAGGAAATCGGATTAAAAGAGTTAATCCCCTTTGAAGAGGTCAGGGAGAGGTACGCAAGTAGGAAGAGGGTTACCGTGAAGTTTCACGACTACGGAATAATGGATGCAATAGATGAAATCGTTAATGCAAAGGGAAAAGTCCTAGTGGTAGTTAATACCGTTACTAAGGCCCGAGAATTGTACGAGGCCCTGAGGGAGCACAGGGATGACGTTTACCTCTTCCACTCGAGGTTCACGGTCAGGGACAAGCAGGAGAAGATGAGGCTTGTTGAGGAGATAAGGTCCGGAATTCTAGTTGCAACTCAGGTGGTGGAGGTTTCGCTGGACATAGACTACGACGTAATGTTCACCGAGGTTTCGCCCGTAGATTCCCTGATACAGAGGTTTGGGAGGGTGAACAGGAGAGGGTTAAGGAATGGCATTGTACACCTCTACACGCCCGAGAGGTATTTACCCTACACCAAGAGGGCAATTTCCATCTCCCTGACATTAATTGGTGAGTTAGAGAGCGCAAAAAGTGAACTAGACTTCCTAGCAGTTAATGACCGCTATTACGAGGAGCTCTGGGACGAGTATGAGAGGGCATTTAAAGAGGAGTGGCTCCACAAACACGGGCTGAGAACGATCCACAGGTTTAAAGCTGGAGAGAAGTGGCTATCGACGAGGGACACCTTTATATCCCTACCAGCGGTTCCCAGGAACTTCTGGGATAAAGTTGTAGAGTTCGCGGAAAACTGGGGTAAGATGAGTGACGAGGAAAAGCTAGAGGCCACAGTTTACGTTATAGAGAACACCGTGAACGTCCCCATATGGATACTCGAAAAGGCAAAGATAATCGACGAGAAAGTCTATTCAATCTTCGGTGTTTTCGGGATAGACATTGAGTACTCCTCCGAGTTAGGCTTAATTGAGGGCAGGGAGATAATATTCTAGGGGATCAAGATGAAGGTTTATGTGACCTCTGTTGGAACTTCACCCGAGGCGGTCTTTAACCCCCTATGGTTCCTAGTTGAAGTTTATTCCTGGGTTCCCGACAAGATTTACCTGTTTTGGAATGACGAAGTCACTGATGTGCTAAACAAAGTCACAGAACTAATCGAGAGACTAAAGAAGGCCTACAACGTTGACATAGAAATTATCGCGGATGAATCAATGAAGTTCTCTGAAGAAAACCCAATAGAGTTCAGGGATAAGGTTTCATCGCTTCTGCAGTCGCTGAGAAGAGAAGAGGTCATAGTGGATATAACCCCAGGAAGGAAATTCATGAGCGCGCTAATGCTAGGTGCTGGGATGATAAATAACGTTGAAGAGATAGTCTACCTGCACCTCCAAGACTTCAGGAGGTACATGGGCAGGCTACTCTTTGAAATACCAATGGTAGAGCAACAGCTCTTCTTCAAGGAGCATCTAACGGGAAAAAGAGGTAACGTTAAGTTCCCAGGAAGGAAGAAGGATGAGCCCCAGGAAGTCAAAATAAGGAGAGAAGACCTGATGGCCGTGATAAACTCTATGTACATAGATGGTGAGGACGTCTTCACGGTGAAAGTTGGGAACGCATTAGTTGGCAGAGTAAGGCTCGATAAGAAAGTTGAATTCACGGTTCCCTCGTTCATAGACTTAAATGATGATGTTCATGGGAATTACAACCTCGTCAAGGAGGCCCTAATAGCCGGGGGCCTGGCAAAGTTCAGAAACTGGGATGAATTAATAAGCCTCATAAGGACTTTGAGAGCCTCAAAAAGGCCCATATACATCGGTTTCGATACGAATGCCCTGTACTTCATGGTTCCCTCAAAGATTCTGGAGGATCCAAGGTTCAGGGAAAGGGGCAACCTGATAGTGGACTTCGTATACTCCGACGAGGTTGCCGAGGAAGTTGGGAAAAAGCTCAACCAGAAGCTCCCCTATGGAAGGGAGTACGGAGAGTTCTCGAACCAGCCAACTCCAAAAGCGAGGCTTGCCATGCTGGGAAGCATTGAGCTGGAAAAGATAAAGATGCTCGGTGCCGAGAGAACGAAATCTAAGGAGATTGCAGAGGGGGATACGAAAATAGCCCTGGACTACAAGGTGTTCGCTGAAGAAAAGGATGCAAACGTTATAGTTGTAACAACAGATGACACGGCGTATTCTGAAATGGAGGCGTACTCCGGAACTGGACTAATTCCATTTAAGCTTGAGTGGGAGTTTTCCTTCGGATCAACGTTAGAGGGGACGTGGGAGGAACTCAGGGACAGCATATACACACTAGCCGTCCTTTTAGGTGAGCTAAAGGTTGGGAAATACTCAATCCTGGGGATCTGGAGAGGCAAGAACCACAGGGACTGGAGAGACGAAACTGTTAAGGTCAGGAACTTTGAATACTCGAGGATACTCACCATGCTAAAATGACGCTACTTCATCCGATAGGCCTCAACTCTTACATCTCCAACCTTCCATTCGAACCTTTCCCCTTCTCTCATCCTCACGTAGAACCTCTTCCACGGCCTGACAAGCTCGAAGGTGTCAAGATCCCTGGGGGTCAGGGTGAAGATGTTCCGTGAGGCTATCATTATCAGCTTTTCTTTAGCCCTGCTCGCGGCAACGTTGAGCCTGTTTGGATCGTAGAGAAAGTCCATGACCTTCGAGAGGTAAGCCGGATCGCTCGAGGTCATTGAGACTATTATAACATCCTTCTCCCCGCCCTGGAACCTCTCAACCGTATCAACCTGCACGTCAATCCTAGACCTTATCAGCCTCTTCTGGGCCCTGTAGGGAA encodes the following:
- the cas4 gene encoding CRISPR-associated protein Cas4, with protein sequence MRVTGLMIQYYFTCKRELWFFSRGVNFDFENDDMIIGKIIHEEAREGDWKEILLEDIKIDAIKRKGGLRVIEIKKSSKLEEPAKWQLKYYLYYLKKAGIEAVGIISYPKEGRQEEIKLTREDIRVLEDAIKEIEEIIASDKPPKAVKKPYCKKCSYKDFCWV
- the cas2 gene encoding CRISPR-associated endonuclease Cas2; the protein is MYVIVVYDVSVERVNRVHKLLKTYLFWRQNSVFEGELSKAQLYELKRRLSRIVKDEDSVLIYELPYKNFNLHVIGTDKSPVETIL
- a CDS encoding CRISPR-associated helicase/endonuclease Cas3 — its product is MDELIGILRKKLAKPDKTLYDHSERAKRIAEKLLDRINCGELKDCILQHVFLHDIGKIDDRFQEKLKRGGRAPPHAYLGIELASRFIDCESPYKEIALLSILTHHSDFHVNLYQDEIERDEKLIVNGKVISKPAETVLWLRDEVFPDFFEFGTNEYSPEELRNLYSLFNGVLRLADWLESASLSPEMYHTNKEFVHERVLEYLRRRGFKPRGYQLLVIGKGPGYFLLPTGDGKTETSLLATPESVKVVYTLPTITTVEGIRRRLEEMFGKEKVSFGHSMLFYSLYREGRLDERLINRYAMKKIHVSTIDQVLLAFLNYFRFPLREFSLRRAHLIIDEIHSYSPFTMSLILEGIEFAMKFLGTRVTLMSATMPSLLQEKLKEIGLKELIPFEEVRERYASRKRVTVKFHDYGIMDAIDEIVNAKGKVLVVVNTVTKARELYEALREHRDDVYLFHSRFTVRDKQEKMRLVEEIRSGILVATQVVEVSLDIDYDVMFTEVSPVDSLIQRFGRVNRRGLRNGIVHLYTPERYLPYTKRAISISLTLIGELESAKSELDFLAVNDRYYEELWDEYERAFKEEWLHKHGLRTIHRFKAGEKWLSTRDTFISLPAVPRNFWDKVVEFAENWGKMSDEEKLEATVYVIENTVNVPIWILEKAKIIDEKVYSIFGVFGIDIEYSSELGLIEGREIIF